The region CACCTGCGGCTAGCGTCTGGCTGAGCGCGAGCCGATTTTCTGCAGCAGCCGGTCAAGGCAGATGGCAACGATGACAATGCCGATACCGGCTTCAAAACCGCGGCCCATCTCAAGGCGCTGAATGGCTTTCCATACTTCGCCGCCAAGACCCTTTGCACCGATCATGGCTGCAATGACCACCATGGACAGCGCCAGCATGACAGTCTGGTTGACACCCGCCATGATGGTGGGCGCCGCCAGAGGCAGTTCGAGCTTGCGCAGCCGCTGCCAGCGGTTGGTGCCGAAAGCTTCGGCGCACTCCACCAGCTCTACCGGAACCTGCCGGATACCAAGGCAGGTAAGCCTGATGACCGGCGGCATGGCGAACACCACAGTGGAAAAAATGGCCGCAACCTTGCCCAGCCCGAAAAACGGAATGGCGGGAATAAGATAAACAAAGGCGGGCATGGTCTGCATTACATCGAGTACCGGCATGATAGCACGGTACGCCACTTTATTGATAGCGGCAAAAACACCCAGCGGCAGACCGATAAGCACCGCAAGCAGCGTGGCCACAAGCACCAGAGCAATGGTGCTGACCGTGGCGGGCCACAGCCCCATGTTATACACAAGTCCCAGCCCCAGCAGGGCAAAAAGCCCCAGTCCTCTGCTGCCGGTGCCGCGCCAGGTCAGCAGGGCGACGGCAGGAATGAACAGCCACCACGGTATGAAGGCAAGACCGTGTTCCAGCACGGAAAGAGCGGCATCGGTAACCGCGGAAAACGCACGGGTTGCGCCGGAGCAGTGCACGACCAGAAAATCAATGACGCTTTCAAGCGTAGCGCCAACGGGAATGCGATAATCAATCATTACTGGTCACCTCCTCTTTCAGCCAGCGCACCCAGCAGAAGGCCGCGCACAATGACACCTTTCATGCGGTTTTTCTCGTCCACAACAGGCAGTGCATGGGGCAGTCCTGCCATCAGCGGAATAAGCTCAGCGGCGGGAGTGTCCACATTCACTGTCTGAATATCGCGACGCATGATGCTGTCTATGTCCCGTCTGTTTTCTTTTATAAGTGCGGAAACATCGTCAGCCGTGACAATGCCCAGCACACGATGCTCGCGGTCGAGAACAAAAAGGCTGGCTATGGCTGCGGCGCGCATTTTGCGCAGCGCTGTGCGCGGGCCGTCCACGCCCAGCACGGCCACGGCCTCGGAGCGCTTCATCACGGCACCGGCCGTCAGCACGCGTGAAATGTCCACAGATTCGACAAAACGGGCCACATAATCATCGGCCGGAGAGGTGAGAATATCTTCGGGAGTGCCTTCCTGCACCACGGCGCCGTCACGCATAAGCACAATGCGGTCGCCGATGCGCAGCGCCTCGTCCAGATCATGGCTGATGAAAACAATGGTCTTGTGCATTTCTTCCTGCAGGCGCAGCAACTCGTCCTGCATGTCCCGCCGGATAAGCGGATCAAGGGCGCTGAACGCTTCGTCCATCAGCAGAATATCGGGGTCCAGAGCCAGCGCACGGGCCAGCCCCACGCGCTGCTGCATGCCGCCGGAAAGCTGTGCCGGGCGGCTGGAAGCCCATTCCGCCAGTCCCACGCGTTCCAGCTGCTCCATGGCGCGGCGGGTACGTTCCGCCTGACTCACGCCCATGACCTCCAGCCCGTATTCAGCGTTCTGCAGCACCGTACGGTGCGGAAAAAGTGCAAAATTCTGGAACACCATGCCCATCTTGCGCTGACGGAAGTCGCGCAGTTCTCTGATGTCCATGGCGGTTACGTCTTCACCATCCACCAGCACCGTGCCGGCGGTGGGATCAATAAGTCTGTTGATGCAGCGTACCAGCGTTGATTTGCCGCTGCCGGAAAGCCCCATCACCACCACAACCTCGCCCTGATCCACTTCAAACGAGGCACGGTTGACCCCAACGGCAAGACGGGTGCGGCGCTGGATTTCTTCTTTGCCAAGTCCCTGTTCGAGCAGCGGCAGAGCACGCTGCGGGTCGGAACCGAACACCTTTGTCAGATTTTCAATACGGATTTTAGCCATCAACCCTCCTGGATAAGGAAAGGATAAAAGCCGGCCGCACACCTGTACGCCGGAGAACACGGTGTTCACCGGCAGCGGTTGTGTGTGGTCGTCTTCTTCGGAGGATACGGAGCGCGTGCGGCAAAAACCGCAAACGAGCTCTGGCAAGGATGACGCGGGAAACCCGCCGGTAATGCGGGGCAGGTCGTCTTCCGGGCGGCCCAATTGCCGAAACGTCGGCAATTATCGGCAGCACTGGCCGGTTACAGGCGACAGCCTTGAAATACGGTATATGCGGATGCGGACATGCTGCCGGCAAAACACATGCCGGCAAAAAAACAGTATGAAAATATGCTGCTGCACATTTTCACACGCTCATGGACACCTGAATGAATATCTCATTCAGGCACAGCATCTGTATCCTCCGAAACTTTCGCTACAGTGTTATATACTAGATTGTCTACCGGTGCATTTACGATGACATCATCAAGACAGCACCAGTTCCGATATTGACAATATTACATATCATAATGAGAATGTCCACCCTCTGTTTTTTCCGCACTGAATCATGGCTTATTATAATCATCGTCAGTCCGCTGTGATTGTGCATGAATAGCGGGTTGCGGCACATTCCGGAACCGCGTTGCGCCAGCCCGGCAGACACCGCCCCGCCGTGTTGTGCAGGCCCGTTGTGCTATGTTATATCGTCTTATTGTTGCTGCCTGTTTCCATGTTTTTTTCCCAAAGGAGTTTACCCCATGACTCTGACCCGACGCTCTGCGTTTTTTCATCTGCCTGTGTTCACAGCCGTCATCCTGTGTATGGTAATGCTTGCCGGCTGTGCCGAAGAACCGCAGGAACAGGGGCCGCCCCCTGTCAAGCCGGTAAAGGTGCTTACAGTGGGCAGTAAAGACAAAGGGGTCAGGCGGGTGTTTCCCGGCAAGGTTGTTGCCGGTGAAAAGGTGGAGCTCGGCTTCAGAGTGGCCGGACAGCTGACCCGCTTTCCCGTCAAGGAAAGCCAGCATGTGGAACAGGGCCAGACCGTGGCCGAACTGGACAAAAGCGACTTCATCACCAAAGTGCGCAACATAGAATCGCAGCTGGGAGGGGCCAGAGCATCGCTCAATGAGGCCACGCTCAACTTTAAGCGCATGGAAACGCTGCTCGGACAGGACACCATATCAAAGGCGGACTACGACAAGGCACGGGCCTCGATGGACAATGCCAACGCCAAGGTGCTTTCGCTGACCCAGCAGCTCAAGCAGGCCACGCAGGATCTGGAATACACAACGCTGCGGGCGCCTTTTTCCGGCGTCATCGCCAAAAAATACGTAAAGAATTACGAGCTGGTGCAGGCCCAGCAACCCGTTCTGAAGCTCGAAAACACCGACCGGCTTGATGTGGAGGTGGAAGTCCCCGAATTTGTCATTGCCCAGTTGCGGCATCAGGACAGAAAAAACATGCCTGCGCCTGTCGCCCGCTTTTCTGCCTTTCCTGGGCGGTCTTTCGAGCTGAGCCTTAAAGAATACCAGACATCTGCCAATCCGCAGACCCAGACCTATACCGTCACACTGACCATGCAGAGCCCCGACGACATACGGCTGCTGCCGGGCATGACCGCCGACGTGGAGGGCACCCTGCCCTTCGGCGGCGACATCGATGCCACATCGCTGCCGGTTGCCGCCGTGGTGGGCGGCGAAGACGACCGCTCCTACATATGGGTGCTGGACAAAGAAAGCATGACAGTATCACGCCGCGCCGTGGTTACGGGGGCCATACATGAAAACAAGGTGGCCATCACTCAGGGCCTTGAACCCGGCATGACGGTTGTAGCCGCCGGAGCAAACTATCTGCACGAAGGACAGAAAGTACGCATCCTCAACGGCAAGATCGGGGGCGGGCAATGAACATTGCGGAATTCTGCATCGGCAAGCGCACGGTAAGTCTTGTACTTACGCTGGCGCTGACCGTGGGCGGCATACTGGCCTATATGAAGATGGGCAGGCTGGAAGACCCTGCATTCACCATCAAGGATGCGCAGGTAATCACCACCTATCCGGGAGCCCTGCCCGCCGAGGTTGCGGAAGAAGT is a window of Oleidesulfovibrio alaskensis DSM 16109 DNA encoding:
- a CDS encoding quaternary amine ABC transporter ATP-binding protein, coding for MAKIRIENLTKVFGSDPQRALPLLEQGLGKEEIQRRTRLAVGVNRASFEVDQGEVVVVMGLSGSGKSTLVRCINRLIDPTAGTVLVDGEDVTAMDIRELRDFRQRKMGMVFQNFALFPHRTVLQNAEYGLEVMGVSQAERTRRAMEQLERVGLAEWASSRPAQLSGGMQQRVGLARALALDPDILLMDEAFSALDPLIRRDMQDELLRLQEEMHKTIVFISHDLDEALRIGDRIVLMRDGAVVQEGTPEDILTSPADDYVARFVESVDISRVLTAGAVMKRSEAVAVLGVDGPRTALRKMRAAAIASLFVLDREHRVLGIVTADDVSALIKENRRDIDSIMRRDIQTVNVDTPAAELIPLMAGLPHALPVVDEKNRMKGVIVRGLLLGALAERGGDQ
- a CDS encoding ABC transporter permease; this encodes MIDYRIPVGATLESVIDFLVVHCSGATRAFSAVTDAALSVLEHGLAFIPWWLFIPAVALLTWRGTGSRGLGLFALLGLGLVYNMGLWPATVSTIALVLVATLLAVLIGLPLGVFAAINKVAYRAIMPVLDVMQTMPAFVYLIPAIPFFGLGKVAAIFSTVVFAMPPVIRLTCLGIRQVPVELVECAEAFGTNRWQRLRKLELPLAAPTIMAGVNQTVMLALSMVVIAAMIGAKGLGGEVWKAIQRLEMGRGFEAGIGIVIVAICLDRLLQKIGSRSARR
- a CDS encoding efflux RND transporter periplasmic adaptor subunit, with the protein product MTLTRRSAFFHLPVFTAVILCMVMLAGCAEEPQEQGPPPVKPVKVLTVGSKDKGVRRVFPGKVVAGEKVELGFRVAGQLTRFPVKESQHVEQGQTVAELDKSDFITKVRNIESQLGGARASLNEATLNFKRMETLLGQDTISKADYDKARASMDNANAKVLSLTQQLKQATQDLEYTTLRAPFSGVIAKKYVKNYELVQAQQPVLKLENTDRLDVEVEVPEFVIAQLRHQDRKNMPAPVARFSAFPGRSFELSLKEYQTSANPQTQTYTVTLTMQSPDDIRLLPGMTADVEGTLPFGGDIDATSLPVAAVVGGEDDRSYIWVLDKESMTVSRRAVVTGAIHENKVAITQGLEPGMTVVAAGANYLHEGQKVRILNGKIGGGQ